In one window of Caballeronia sp. TF1N1 DNA:
- the pepN gene encoding aminopeptidase N → MSTTTETTASTVIRRQDYTPPAFLIDSVALEFDLVPSRTVVRNSMRLHCNPDAADNTARLELIGEQLEFVSATIDGKPHTDVRVSDNGLSIGNIPGDVFELVIESVCNPAANTTLSGLYVSSGNFFTQCEAEGFRRITYFLDRPDVMATYTVTLRADKTAYPVLLSNGNLIDEGDLPDGRHFAVWEDPFKKPSYLFALVAGKLVRIEERIQSGSREKLLQVWVEPHDLDKTRHAMDSLIHSIRWDEKRFGLELDLDRFMIVAVSDFNMGAMENKGLNIFNTKYVLANPETATDIDFSNIEAVVGHEYFHNWTGNRVTCRDWFQLSLKEGLTVFRDQEFSADMAAGDVDGAASAAARATKRIEDVRVLRQMQFAEDAGPMAHPVRPESYVEINNFYTMTVYEKGSEVVRMYQTLFGREGFRKGMDLYFQRHDGQAVTCDDFRHAMADANNRDLSQYERWYSQAGTPRVSVRASYDAAAKRYTLTLAQGYAEGNEAARATQQGPLLIPFAVGLIGANGADLPLRLEGEKEPNGTTRVLEFTEREQSFTFVDVSEAPLPSLLRNFSAPVIVEFDYTNEQLAFLLAHDSDPFNRWEAGQRLATRELLALAARAAKGETLTLDSDIIAAFSRVLDDTTLTPAFRELAMMLPSESYLAEQMSVSDPAAVHAARVFMSRQLAAGLRDKWLAAYEANRTPGEYRPTPEDAGKRGLKNLALAYLSQLDDPSEAIRLAEAQYDSADNMTDRSAALSALLLASATAGADPTVADTALDDFYRRFEHEALVIDKWFALQATQRGGPDRKIIEIVRQLMQHQAFTLKNPNRARSLIFSFCSGNPAQFHAPDGSGYAFWAEQVIALDALNPQVAARLARGLELWRRFTPQLREKMHAALTEVASKAKSRDVREVVEKALAA, encoded by the coding sequence ATGTCCACCACGACCGAAACGACCGCATCCACCGTGATCCGCCGCCAGGACTACACGCCACCCGCGTTCCTGATCGATTCCGTCGCGCTCGAGTTCGACCTCGTGCCCTCGCGGACCGTTGTCAGAAACAGCATGCGTCTGCATTGCAACCCGGACGCGGCGGACAACACCGCGCGGCTCGAACTGATCGGCGAGCAACTCGAATTCGTTAGCGCGACCATCGACGGCAAGCCGCATACGGACGTCCGTGTAAGCGATAACGGTCTGTCCATCGGCAATATTCCGGGCGACGTGTTCGAACTCGTCATTGAAAGCGTCTGCAATCCTGCCGCGAACACCACGCTGTCCGGGCTTTATGTGTCGAGCGGCAACTTCTTTACGCAGTGCGAGGCGGAAGGTTTCCGGCGCATCACCTATTTCCTCGACCGTCCGGACGTGATGGCAACCTACACCGTGACCCTGCGCGCCGACAAGACCGCGTATCCGGTGCTGCTCTCGAACGGCAATCTGATCGATGAAGGCGACCTGCCCGACGGCCGCCACTTCGCCGTCTGGGAAGACCCGTTCAAGAAGCCGAGCTATCTCTTCGCGCTGGTCGCCGGCAAGCTGGTGAGGATAGAAGAGCGCATTCAGTCCGGTTCGCGAGAGAAGCTGCTGCAGGTCTGGGTCGAGCCGCACGATCTCGACAAGACGCGCCACGCCATGGATTCGCTCATCCACTCCATTCGCTGGGACGAGAAGCGCTTCGGGCTGGAACTGGATCTGGACCGCTTCATGATCGTCGCGGTCAGCGACTTCAACATGGGCGCAATGGAGAACAAGGGCCTCAATATCTTCAACACGAAGTACGTGCTGGCCAATCCGGAAACCGCGACCGATATCGACTTCTCCAACATCGAAGCGGTCGTCGGACACGAGTACTTCCATAACTGGACCGGCAACCGCGTGACTTGCCGCGACTGGTTCCAGTTGAGCCTGAAAGAAGGCCTCACTGTCTTCCGCGACCAGGAATTTTCCGCCGATATGGCCGCGGGCGACGTGGATGGCGCGGCGAGCGCGGCCGCGCGCGCGACCAAGCGGATCGAGGACGTGCGCGTCTTGCGTCAGATGCAGTTCGCCGAGGACGCCGGCCCGATGGCGCATCCGGTGCGCCCGGAAAGCTACGTCGAGATCAATAATTTCTACACGATGACCGTCTACGAGAAAGGCTCGGAAGTCGTGCGGATGTATCAGACACTCTTTGGCCGCGAGGGTTTTCGCAAGGGCATGGACCTGTACTTCCAGCGCCACGACGGCCAGGCCGTGACTTGCGACGACTTCCGTCACGCCATGGCCGACGCTAATAACCGCGACCTCTCGCAATACGAGCGCTGGTACAGCCAGGCGGGCACGCCGCGCGTGTCGGTGCGCGCTTCTTACGACGCCGCCGCCAAGCGCTACACGCTGACGCTCGCGCAAGGCTACGCCGAGGGCAACGAAGCCGCGCGCGCCACGCAACAAGGCCCGCTCCTGATTCCGTTCGCGGTCGGTCTGATCGGCGCGAATGGCGCAGATTTGCCGCTTCGTCTCGAAGGCGAAAAAGAGCCGAACGGCACGACGCGCGTGCTCGAATTCACGGAGCGCGAACAGTCGTTCACTTTCGTCGATGTGAGCGAAGCGCCGCTGCCCTCGCTGCTGCGCAATTTCTCGGCACCGGTGATCGTCGAATTCGACTACACGAACGAACAACTGGCGTTTCTGCTGGCCCACGACAGCGATCCCTTCAATCGCTGGGAAGCCGGTCAGCGGCTCGCCACGCGGGAACTGCTGGCGCTCGCCGCGCGCGCGGCCAAGGGCGAAACGCTCACGCTCGATAGCGACATCATCGCGGCATTTTCCCGCGTGCTCGACGACACCACGCTCACGCCCGCTTTCCGCGAACTCGCAATGATGCTGCCATCGGAAAGCTATCTCGCCGAGCAGATGTCCGTCTCCGATCCCGCCGCCGTGCACGCGGCGCGCGTGTTCATGAGCCGCCAGCTCGCGGCAGGACTGCGCGACAAGTGGCTCGCCGCTTACGAGGCGAACCGCACGCCGGGCGAATATCGTCCGACGCCGGAAGATGCGGGCAAGCGCGGCCTGAAGAACCTCGCCCTTGCCTACCTGAGCCAGCTCGACGACCCGAGCGAAGCCATCAGGCTTGCCGAGGCTCAGTACGATTCGGCCGACAACATGACGGATCGTTCGGCGGCGCTTTCCGCGCTGCTCCTGGCAAGCGCGACAGCGGGCGCCGATCCCACCGTCGCCGACACCGCGCTCGACGACTTTTATCGCCGCTTCGAGCACGAGGCGCTCGTCATCGACAAGTGGTTCGCGCTGCAGGCGACGCAGCGTGGCGGGCCGGACCGCAAGATCATCGAGATCGTGCGCCAGTTGATGCAGCATCAGGCGTTCACGCTGAAGAACCCGAATCGCGCGCGCTCGCTGATTTTCAGTTTCTGCAGCGGCAACCCGGCGCAATTCCACGCGCCCGACGGTTCCGGCTACGCGTTCTGGGCCGAACAGGTCATCGCGCTCGATGCGCTCAATCCGCAAGTCGCCGCCCGCCTCGCGCGCGGCCTCGAATTGTGGCGCCGCTTCACGCCACAGTTGCGCGAGAAGATGCATGCGGCGTTGACCGAAGTGGCGTCGAAAGCGAAATCGCGCGATGTGCGCGAAGTCGTCGAAAAGGCGCTCGCCGCTTAA
- a CDS encoding DUF4136 domain-containing protein: protein MISRIEGSGPWRMLARAALALGVLWLAGCTTYVQTQVTAFSDWSGGSDATRTYAFARNNDQQNSIEQTTYETLVATELSKYSFRQAPEASANYRVALNYSVRGDLMTVRQPVYYDPWPMYGPWGRPGFGPWGGGWGGWGGYGYGGGPWGPTGYVDQSFPVYIHALQIRMNERASGREVYKVTAVNSTEDPSLYHAMPYLTRSALADFPLGNGTVRTVTILVDKNGGMSSETTASIGNERSVPIPPPNAPPPPPPRNAPPPATIQ from the coding sequence ATGATTTCCCGGATCGAAGGCAGCGGCCCGTGGCGCATGCTGGCCCGCGCGGCGCTCGCGCTTGGCGTGCTCTGGCTTGCCGGCTGCACGACCTACGTGCAGACGCAGGTCACCGCGTTCTCGGATTGGAGCGGCGGCAGCGACGCCACCCGTACCTACGCCTTCGCGCGCAACAACGATCAGCAGAACAGCATCGAGCAGACGACTTACGAGACGCTCGTCGCCACCGAGCTTTCGAAGTATTCGTTCCGTCAGGCGCCGGAAGCGAGCGCGAACTACAGGGTGGCGCTCAATTATTCGGTACGCGGCGATTTGATGACGGTGCGCCAGCCCGTCTATTACGACCCCTGGCCGATGTACGGTCCGTGGGGGCGCCCGGGCTTTGGACCATGGGGCGGCGGCTGGGGCGGCTGGGGCGGCTATGGCTACGGCGGTGGCCCGTGGGGCCCAACGGGCTACGTCGATCAAAGCTTCCCGGTTTATATCCACGCGCTGCAAATTCGCATGAACGAGCGTGCTTCCGGGCGTGAAGTCTATAAGGTGACGGCGGTCAATTCCACGGAAGATCCGTCGCTCTATCACGCCATGCCGTATCTCACGCGCAGCGCGCTGGCCGACTTCCCGCTCGGCAACGGCACGGTTCGCACGGTCACCATTCTTGTCGACAAGAACGGCGGCATGTCGAGCGAAACCACGGCATCCATCGGCAACGAGCGCAGCGTACCCATACCACCGCCCAATGCGCCACCGCCTCCGCCGCCGCGCAACGCGCCGCCGCCCGCGACCATTCAGTGA
- a CDS encoding 2OG-Fe(II) oxygenase: protein MSDTATPLHDKLNETSNGTSKATPSARDIDTTLSARISTLPTPQLRQDYDKQGAFLYLEDFLPRDYTERLIDAVHDVLPAVNRNYLPGHKAGGSVSRHTLDKLAPFIADLYRSEALIEWLETLTGDKLQLSPEDDAHAYALYFYTRPGDHIGWHYDTSYYNGRRYTLLLGVIDDSSCRLDYELHTRTPEIPDQPGSVQYPPGALVFFDGDKLRHRITPLGENEMRVSLTFEYVTDPNMKPFQRFISNMKDSIAYFGFRQVFRRKGGKNGAA from the coding sequence ATGAGCGATACGGCAACCCCACTTCACGACAAGCTCAACGAAACGAGCAACGGGACCAGCAAAGCCACGCCGAGCGCGCGCGACATCGACACGACGTTGTCCGCGCGCATCTCGACGCTGCCGACGCCGCAATTGCGCCAGGACTACGACAAGCAGGGCGCGTTTCTCTACCTCGAAGACTTTCTGCCGCGCGATTACACCGAACGCCTGATCGACGCCGTGCACGATGTCCTGCCCGCCGTGAATCGCAATTACTTGCCGGGGCACAAGGCGGGCGGCAGCGTGAGCCGTCATACGCTCGACAAGCTCGCGCCGTTCATCGCGGACCTGTACCGCTCGGAAGCCCTCATCGAGTGGCTCGAAACGCTGACGGGCGACAAGCTGCAACTCTCGCCCGAAGACGACGCGCACGCCTACGCGCTGTATTTCTATACGCGGCCAGGCGATCACATCGGCTGGCACTACGATACTTCGTATTACAACGGCCGCCGTTACACGCTGTTGCTCGGTGTCATCGACGACTCCTCCTGCCGTCTCGACTACGAACTGCACACGCGCACGCCCGAGATTCCCGATCAGCCGGGCTCCGTGCAGTATCCGCCGGGCGCGCTCGTCTTCTTCGACGGCGACAAGCTGCGTCATCGCATCACGCCGCTCGGCGAAAATGAAATGCGCGTCTCGCTTACGTTCGAATACGTGACCGACCCGAACATGAAGCCGTTTCAGCGCTTCATCTCGAACATGAAAGATTCGATCGCGTACTTCGGTTTCAGGCAGGTCTTTCGCCGCAAGGGCGGCAAGAACGGCGCCGCATGA
- a CDS encoding flippase-like domain-containing protein has protein sequence MSRAGTFLLSAGVVLFVALLGWQGFGSVASTLAAAGWGLVAVAAFHFVPLFIDAIAISTLFSNKERDVSLRDALLARWTGESVNSLMPAGQIGGPMLMVRYLTQRGMRARDAAAVITVSTTMQTVAQLLFALVGVVLLTGYATGGSASTVRIAVLAVIGVIGAMILGFYLAQRRGLFGRAMRFASGIAARFSKKHDWSSLVTRAEAVDTAVHEMYRERGKVAASFGLSLVGWVVGTGEVWLALSLLGHPVGWTEALLLESLGQAIRGAAFAIPGSLGVQEGGYLLLARLVGLPPEAALALSLVKRARELLLGVPGIVYLHFVEKGWQRRRLARVPEID, from the coding sequence ATGAGTCGCGCTGGCACTTTCCTGCTGTCGGCCGGCGTGGTTCTGTTCGTCGCGCTGCTCGGCTGGCAAGGCTTCGGCTCCGTGGCCTCGACGCTCGCCGCGGCGGGCTGGGGACTCGTCGCCGTCGCGGCGTTCCATTTCGTGCCGCTTTTCATTGATGCAATCGCTATCAGCACTCTCTTCTCGAACAAGGAACGCGACGTCTCCTTGCGCGATGCCTTGCTCGCGCGCTGGACGGGTGAATCGGTCAACAGCCTGATGCCCGCCGGGCAGATCGGCGGACCGATGCTCATGGTCCGCTATCTCACGCAGCGCGGCATGCGCGCCCGCGACGCCGCCGCGGTCATTACCGTCAGCACAACCATGCAGACGGTCGCGCAATTGCTTTTCGCGCTGGTCGGCGTCGTGCTCCTCACCGGTTACGCGACGGGCGGCTCCGCTTCCACCGTACGGATCGCGGTGCTCGCGGTCATCGGCGTGATCGGCGCGATGATTCTCGGTTTCTATCTGGCGCAGCGGCGCGGTCTCTTCGGTCGCGCCATGCGCTTCGCCTCCGGCATCGCGGCGCGCTTCTCGAAGAAGCACGACTGGTCCTCGCTCGTCACACGCGCCGAAGCGGTCGATACCGCCGTCCACGAGATGTATCGCGAACGCGGCAAGGTGGCGGCGAGCTTCGGCCTGAGCCTCGTCGGCTGGGTGGTTGGCACGGGCGAAGTGTGGCTCGCCCTGAGTCTGCTCGGGCACCCGGTCGGCTGGACCGAAGCGCTGCTGCTCGAAAGTCTCGGCCAGGCCATTCGCGGCGCGGCGTTCGCCATTCCCGGTTCGCTCGGCGTGCAGGAAGGCGGCTATCTGCTGCTCGCACGTCTGGTCGGCCTGCCGCCCGAAGCGGCGCTCGCGCTGTCGCTTGTGAAACGTGCGCGCGAGTTGCTGCTTGGCGTGCCGGGCATCGTCTATCTGCATTTCGTTGAAAAAGGCTGGCAGCGCCGCCGTCTCGCGCGTGTGCCGGAAATCGACTGA
- a CDS encoding NTP transferase domain-containing protein → MRAIILAAGMGLRLVQPEGQQKPKCLLRFGDASLLERHLHLLKAAGVDEVVFVTGFKHEQIEAELAGIDWKPKTETVINADFSLGSVLSVHTARDAMTRGGDVLLMDADVLYDERILAPLVAGGSANRLLIDRDFEAGDEPVKLCVAHGVPVELRKQVAAGLDYDTIGESVGFFRFDQKTAQRLAEIVADYVETGRANLPHEEAVRDLLLEKRHAFDIADVTGAPWIEIDFQNDVTRAALDVLPQLNALSQFAGALK, encoded by the coding sequence ATGCGCGCAATTATCCTTGCGGCCGGGATGGGCTTGCGCCTCGTGCAGCCCGAAGGCCAGCAAAAGCCGAAGTGTCTCTTGCGTTTCGGCGACGCGTCGCTCCTTGAGCGCCATCTGCACTTGCTGAAGGCAGCCGGTGTCGATGAAGTCGTCTTCGTGACGGGCTTCAAGCACGAACAGATCGAAGCGGAACTGGCGGGCATCGACTGGAAGCCCAAGACGGAAACGGTGATCAACGCCGACTTCTCGCTTGGCAGCGTGCTCTCCGTGCATACCGCGCGCGACGCCATGACACGCGGCGGCGATGTCCTCCTGATGGACGCCGACGTGCTCTACGACGAACGCATTCTCGCGCCGCTGGTGGCGGGCGGCTCGGCGAACCGTCTTTTGATCGACCGCGACTTCGAAGCCGGCGACGAGCCGGTGAAGCTGTGCGTGGCGCACGGCGTGCCGGTCGAACTGCGCAAGCAAGTGGCGGCGGGCTTGGATTACGACACGATCGGCGAATCGGTGGGATTCTTTCGCTTCGATCAGAAGACGGCGCAGCGCCTGGCCGAAATCGTCGCGGATTATGTGGAAACCGGCCGCGCGAACTTGCCGCATGAAGAAGCGGTGCGCGACCTGTTGCTGGAAAAGCGCCACGCGTTCGATATCGCCGATGTCACCGGCGCACCGTGGATCGAAATCGACTTTCAAAACGACGTGACGCGCGCGGCTCTCGACGTGCTGCCGCAATTGAACGCCCTCAGTCAGTTTGCCGGAGCCCTGAAATGA
- the aepY gene encoding phosphonopyruvate decarboxylase codes for MIEAAGFVEAARTRGFDWYAGVPCSYLTPFINYVLQDDSLHYVSAANEGDAVALIAGVALGGAGKRRGIAMMQNSGLGNAVSPLTSLTWTFRLPQLLIVTWRGQPGVADEPQHALMGPVTPQMLETMEIPWELFPTESEAIGPALDRATAYMDKTGRPYALVMQKGSVAPFELKKTGLSGVKSNATPAAVQRFEGERVTRHAALERVIANTPAGETVVLASTGFCGRELYAIDDRANQLYLVGSMGCVTPMALGLALSRPDLTVVALDGDGAALMRMGVFATLGAYGPPNLVHLLLDNGAHESTGGQATVSRGVDFASIASACGYTLALDGDDIGVIDRLLQARDVNGARFARLSIRAGTPGDLPRPKITPEDVRARLQRHIGDR; via the coding sequence GTGATTGAAGCTGCCGGGTTCGTCGAAGCGGCGCGCACGCGTGGCTTCGACTGGTACGCGGGCGTGCCTTGCTCGTATCTCACGCCGTTCATCAACTACGTGCTGCAGGACGACTCGCTGCATTACGTCTCGGCGGCGAATGAAGGCGACGCCGTCGCGCTGATCGCGGGCGTCGCGCTCGGCGGCGCGGGCAAACGTCGCGGCATCGCCATGATGCAGAACTCCGGCTTGGGCAATGCGGTGAGTCCCCTGACGTCGCTCACGTGGACGTTTCGCCTGCCGCAGTTGCTGATCGTGACGTGGCGCGGCCAGCCAGGCGTCGCCGATGAGCCGCAACACGCGCTCATGGGTCCCGTGACGCCGCAGATGCTCGAAACGATGGAGATTCCGTGGGAACTGTTTCCGACGGAAAGCGAAGCCATCGGTCCGGCGCTCGACCGCGCGACGGCGTATATGGACAAGACGGGCCGCCCGTATGCGCTCGTCATGCAAAAGGGCAGCGTCGCGCCTTTCGAGCTCAAGAAGACCGGCTTGTCGGGCGTCAAGTCGAACGCCACGCCTGCCGCCGTGCAGCGCTTCGAAGGCGAGCGCGTGACGCGTCATGCGGCGCTCGAACGCGTGATCGCGAACACGCCTGCCGGCGAAACGGTCGTGCTGGCATCGACGGGATTTTGCGGCCGCGAACTCTATGCAATCGATGACCGCGCGAACCAGCTCTATCTCGTCGGCTCGATGGGCTGCGTCACGCCGATGGCGCTCGGCCTCGCGCTGTCGCGCCCGGACCTGACCGTGGTCGCGCTCGACGGCGACGGCGCCGCGCTCATGCGCATGGGCGTGTTCGCCACGCTCGGCGCTTACGGGCCGCCGAACCTCGTGCACTTGCTGCTCGACAACGGCGCACACGAATCCACCGGCGGTCAGGCGACGGTTTCGCGCGGTGTCGATTTCGCGTCGATCGCTTCCGCCTGCGGCTACACGCTCGCGCTCGATGGCGACGACATCGGCGTGATCGACCGCCTGCTGCAAGCGCGCGACGTGAATGGCGCGCGCTTTGCCCGGCTGTCGATTCGCGCCGGCACGCCGGGCGACTTGCCGCGTCCGAAGATCACGCCCGAAGACGTGCGCGCGCGTCTGCAACGACACATTGGAGACCGCTGA
- a CDS encoding CDP-alcohol phosphatidyltransferase family protein, with protein MTKSCPPSPKAVPEPSTWDARIARRLVTPLVGTPVTPNHLTTLRLAIGLGGAYYLSLGSFWLCTLGALLIALSNLVDHTDGELARISGQSSRIGHLYDLACDALVTVLLFAGIGFYVSVHHPAWPVSAQWLGGIAGIAVALIFFLRMRIESTVGKAATKQASMAGFETEDVLYLLPVITILNGMTPFLIAAAIGAPLFAIYVAVDYQRVMRRERRAKSSSASQAQTRSENGKDFQAVR; from the coding sequence ATGACAAAATCGTGTCCGCCCAGCCCGAAAGCCGTTCCCGAACCATCGACATGGGACGCGCGCATTGCCCGCCGTCTCGTCACGCCACTCGTCGGAACGCCGGTAACGCCCAATCACCTTACGACACTACGGCTCGCCATCGGTCTTGGCGGCGCGTACTATTTGTCGCTCGGTTCGTTCTGGCTTTGCACGCTCGGCGCGTTGCTGATCGCACTGTCGAATCTCGTCGATCACACCGACGGCGAGCTCGCGCGTATCAGCGGTCAGTCGAGCAGGATCGGCCACCTGTACGACCTCGCGTGCGATGCGCTCGTCACCGTGCTGCTGTTCGCGGGCATCGGCTTTTACGTGAGCGTGCATCATCCGGCGTGGCCCGTTTCGGCGCAGTGGCTCGGCGGCATCGCGGGCATTGCCGTTGCGTTGATCTTTTTCCTGCGCATGCGGATCGAGTCGACGGTCGGCAAGGCCGCCACGAAGCAGGCGTCGATGGCGGGCTTCGAAACCGAGGACGTGCTTTACCTGCTGCCGGTGATTACCATCCTGAACGGCATGACGCCGTTTCTGATCGCGGCGGCCATCGGCGCGCCGCTTTTCGCGATCTACGTGGCGGTGGATTATCAACGCGTGATGCGTCGCGAGCGTCGCGCAAAGAGCTCGAGCGCGAGCCAGGCGCAAACGCGTAGCGAGAACGGCAAGGACTTCCAGGCGGTGAGATGA
- the aepX gene encoding phosphoenolpyruvate mutase gives MNAPSQLPVGFSRTLRLREMLQSNRLEFLMEAHNGISARIAKEAGFKAIWGSGLSISAQFGVRDNNEASWTQVVDNLEFMADASDLPILLDGDTGYGNFNNVRRLVKKLEQRGIAGVCIEDKQFPKTNSFINGEAQPLADIDEFCGKIKAGKDSQSDPNFSIVARVEALIAGWGMEEALKRAEAYRQAGADAILIHSKLSKPDEILTFAREWAGRGPLVIVPTKYYSTPTDVFRQAGISTVIWANHLIRGAVSAMQAIAKEIHDSETLINVEDRIASVNEIFRLQDADEYSAAENIYLSSANAQRSAVVLAASRGAGLEALTAERPKVMLPVAGKPLLRHLAEAFKKEGINDITVVGGYRADAIDASGIRLVVNAEHETTGELASLACAVKHMSGDTVLSYGDLLFRSYILRDLVESDSDFCVVVDSSQAPQAGASGTDFAYCSHADDRSLFGQKVWLQSVVGAGQNLTDGRAPQGRWIGLINVRANAREALQTTLKQLQQRADFDKLDMAALLNALVAAGKKVEVQYVHGHWRGVNDLDDFRRAGDFAHGQMPVGTENERD, from the coding sequence ATGAACGCACCCTCGCAACTTCCCGTCGGTTTTTCGCGCACGCTGCGCCTGCGCGAGATGCTGCAAAGCAATCGCCTCGAATTCCTGATGGAGGCGCACAACGGCATTTCCGCGCGCATCGCCAAGGAAGCGGGCTTCAAGGCGATCTGGGGCTCGGGCCTGTCGATCTCCGCGCAGTTCGGCGTGCGCGACAACAACGAAGCAAGCTGGACGCAGGTCGTCGACAACCTTGAATTCATGGCGGACGCCAGCGACTTGCCCATTCTCCTCGACGGCGACACCGGCTACGGCAACTTCAACAACGTGCGCCGGCTCGTCAAGAAGCTGGAGCAGCGTGGCATCGCGGGCGTGTGTATCGAAGACAAGCAGTTTCCGAAGACCAACAGCTTCATCAACGGCGAAGCGCAGCCGCTCGCCGATATCGACGAATTCTGCGGCAAGATCAAAGCCGGCAAGGACTCGCAGAGCGACCCGAACTTCTCCATCGTCGCGCGCGTGGAAGCGCTGATCGCGGGCTGGGGCATGGAAGAAGCGTTGAAGCGCGCCGAGGCGTATCGCCAGGCGGGCGCGGACGCCATCCTGATTCACAGCAAGCTCTCGAAGCCCGACGAAATCCTGACCTTCGCGCGCGAATGGGCCGGGCGCGGGCCGCTCGTCATCGTGCCGACGAAGTACTACAGCACGCCGACCGATGTGTTCCGTCAGGCAGGCATCAGCACGGTGATCTGGGCGAATCATCTGATTCGCGGCGCGGTCTCGGCCATGCAGGCCATCGCGAAGGAAATCCACGATAGCGAGACGCTCATCAACGTGGAAGACCGCATTGCGTCGGTCAACGAAATTTTCCGTCTGCAGGATGCCGACGAATACTCGGCCGCCGAGAACATCTATCTGAGTTCGGCCAACGCGCAACGCAGCGCCGTGGTGCTGGCGGCAAGCCGCGGCGCGGGCCTCGAAGCACTGACCGCCGAGCGTCCGAAAGTCATGCTGCCGGTCGCGGGCAAGCCGCTCTTGCGCCATCTGGCCGAGGCGTTCAAGAAGGAAGGCATCAACGACATCACGGTGGTCGGCGGTTATCGCGCCGATGCGATCGATGCGTCCGGTATCCGTCTCGTCGTCAACGCGGAGCACGAGACGACGGGCGAGTTGGCATCGCTCGCGTGTGCCGTGAAGCATATGAGCGGCGACACCGTGCTTTCGTACGGCGATCTTTTGTTCCGCAGCTATATCCTGCGCGATCTGGTGGAATCGGATAGCGACTTCTGCGTAGTGGTGGATTCGTCGCAGGCGCCGCAAGCGGGCGCGAGCGGCACCGACTTCGCGTATTGCTCGCACGCCGACGACCGCTCGCTCTTCGGCCAGAAAGTCTGGCTGCAAAGCGTGGTCGGCGCGGGCCAGAACCTGACCGATGGCCGCGCACCGCAAGGCCGCTGGATCGGCCTCATCAACGTGCGCGCCAACGCGCGAGAAGCATTGCAAACCACGCTCAAGCAATTGCAGCAACGCGCCGACTTCGACAAGCTCGACATGGCCGCGCTGCTCAATGCACTGGTCGCGGCGGGCAAGAAGGTCGAAGTGCAATACGTGCACGGCCACTGGCGCGGCGTGAACGACCTCGACGACTTCCGTCGCGCCGGCGATTTCGCGCACGGTCAAATGCCGGTCGGCACGGAGAACGAGCGTGATTGA
- a CDS encoding class 1 fructose-bisphosphatase: MSISSRTTLTKYLIEQQREHQNLPADLRLLIEVVARACKQIGYQVSKGALGDALGTAGSENVQGEVQKKLDVLSNEILLEANEWGGNLAAMASEEMEKIFPIPNRYPKGNYLLTFDPLDGSSNIDVNVSIGTIFSVLRCPDGAEPSEEAFMQPGSAQVAAGYAVYGPQTVLVLTTGNGVNCFTLDRELGSWVLTQSDMRIPTETREYAINASNSRHWYEPVQRYIGELNDGKDGPRKDDFNMRWIASMVADVHRILNRGGIFMYPADKRTPDRPGKLRLMYEANPMALIVEQAGGAATDGEQRILDIVPTSLHQRVPVFLGSKSEVDRVTRYHSEKKV, translated from the coding sequence ATGTCCATCTCCAGCCGCACTACGCTCACGAAATACCTGATCGAGCAGCAGCGCGAACACCAGAATCTGCCGGCCGACTTGCGTCTTCTGATCGAAGTCGTCGCGCGTGCATGCAAGCAAATCGGTTATCAGGTGAGCAAGGGCGCACTCGGCGACGCGCTCGGTACGGCCGGCAGCGAAAACGTGCAGGGCGAAGTGCAGAAGAAGCTCGACGTGCTGTCCAACGAAATTCTGCTCGAAGCCAACGAATGGGGCGGCAACCTGGCCGCGATGGCATCGGAAGAGATGGAAAAGATCTTCCCGATCCCGAATCGTTATCCGAAAGGCAACTATCTGCTGACCTTCGATCCGCTCGATGGATCGTCGAACATCGACGTGAACGTGTCGATCGGCACCATTTTTTCGGTGCTGCGCTGTCCGGACGGCGCGGAGCCGAGCGAGGAAGCGTTCATGCAGCCGGGTTCGGCGCAGGTCGCCGCGGGCTATGCGGTGTACGGCCCGCAAACCGTGCTCGTGCTCACGACCGGCAACGGCGTGAACTGCTTCACGCTGGACCGCGAGCTGGGCTCGTGGGTGCTGACGCAGAGCGACATGCGCATTCCGACCGAAACGCGCGAGTATGCGATCAACGCGTCCAACAGCCGTCACTGGTATGAGCCGGTGCAGAGGTATATCGGCGAGTTGAACGACGGCAAGGACGGCCCGCGCAAGGACGACTTCAACATGCGCTGGATCGCGTCGATGGTGGCGGATGTGCATCGCATCTTGAATCGCGGCGGCATCTTCATGTATCCCGCGGACAAGCGCACGCCGGACCGTCCGGGCAAGCTGCGTCTGATGTACGAAGCGAACCCGATGGCGCTGATCGTCGAGCAGGCTGGCGGCGCCGCGACGGATGGCGAGCAACGCATTCTGGATATCGTTCCAACGAGCCTGCACCAGCGCGTGCCGGTGTTTCTCGGCTCGAAGAGCGAGGTCGATCGCGTGACGCGTTATCACTCGGAAAAGAAAGTTTGA